ATTGCAGGCCTACGTGCGCCACGACAACGGCGCCCGCTTGCACAGTGCGCTGGGCGACAAGCCCCCGGCGAAGTACGCTGAGGAGCACCTGACCCAGCCGGCATGACCCGTCACTGTCTCACCTGTCCTGAACCACTACACGAAGGGGCATCTCGCCGCAACGCCGGGCACGCCCGCCGAAATCTACTCCGGACGGGGAATGGTCTTTCTCGCCGAATCTGCTTCCCTGTGCGCACCCGAACGCGGGTAGGAGTGCGTGGAGAGAAACGAGGCCGAGCGATGCCGGATCAGCGAGCACAACCAGGCGCCTGGCAACCCCGCGGCGGCGGCTGGAGCGGCGGCCGTGTACCCGGCCCCAGCGGACCAGCGGTGCCGGGTCGGGAGCGCCCGGGCCATTCCGGCCAGCTCAACCCCGGCGGCGAGGAGTGGGCGCAGCACCCGGCGGGCACGGCCGAGGCGTTCGAGACGGCGTAGCGGGCGAGGCCAGGGCGACGCAGTCTAAGATTTCAAACCGCGGCCACCCGTCCGATCCAGCCGCGCAGCAGGTCGAACAGCTCCTCGCGCCCTTCACGCCAGAAGTGATCGACGCCGCCAAGCAGCACCAGGCGCTTCGGCTCGCCGGCGCGGTCATAGATCTGCTGGGCAATGGCGGGTGAGAACTGGTCGTCGTCCAGGCCGTGCACCAGCAGCAGCGGTCGCGGCGCCAATTGCGGTGCGGCCTCGCTGCCGAAGGTCTGCGTGGAGATCGCGGCCACGGCGCAGACGCTCTCGCTTAAGGCGCCGGCACGGATCGCCACGCCGCCGCCGTAGCTCACGCCGGCCAGCACGATGCGCTCGGCGCCGATGCCGCGCAGGAAGCTGACGCCTGCCAGCGCATCGAGCACGCACTCTTGAAACGAGGCCGGATCGGGGTCGGGCCGGCGCATCTGCAGCCGTAGGCTCGTGATGCGCGCGGCGGTCAGGTTTGCGGCCAGCCGCGCGTAGACGCTGCCCGGCCCGCCCAGCCCGCGCGCCGCGCCGCCGAGAAAGACCACGGCCGAGGTACCACCCTCGCAGGGGTGCAGCAGGCCGCCCAGCTCGCCGCGCGAGGTGAGCAGGCGCAGCTCATACGAACCGTCGCCGTTGTCCGCGACGGCGGCCTGCAGGATGCGCAGCTCGAGCTCGCCCTCCGCGCCGGAGCCGGAAGTGTCGTCGTCGCTCACGTGGCGTTGGCCCGCTCGGCGTGACAGCGCCGCACGAAGCTCTCGATGCGGTCCAGCGCCTCCACCAGCTTCTCATACGACGTGGCGTAGCAGGCGCGCACATGGCCCTTGCCGCACTCGCCGAAGGCCGAGCCGGGCACGACGGCCACGCGCTCCTCGAACAGCAGCCGCTCGGCGAACGACTCGTCGTCCAGGGCGGTCGAAGAGATGTCGGGGAAGGCGTAAAAGGCGCCGCGCGGCTCGAAGCAGTGCAACCCCATGCCGTTGAAGCGGCTCACCACCAATTGTCGCCGGCGGTCGTACTCGGCCAGCATCAGTTGCACGTCCTCCTCGCCGGTGCGC
The DNA window shown above is from Dehalococcoidia bacterium and carries:
- a CDS encoding alpha/beta hydrolase, whose translation is MSDDDTSGSGAEGELELRILQAAVADNGDGSYELRLLTSRGELGGLLHPCEGGTSAVVFLGGAARGLGGPGSVYARLAANLTAARITSLRLQMRRPDPDPASFQECVLDALAGVSFLRGIGAERIVLAGVSYGGGVAIRAGALSESVCAVAAISTQTFGSEAAPQLAPRPLLLVHGLDDDQFSPAIAQQIYDRAGEPKRLVLLGGVDHFWREGREELFDLLRGWIGRVAAV